The Tenebrio molitor chromosome 5, icTenMoli1.1, whole genome shotgun sequence genome segment ACAAGGTGAAGAAGAATGGTAAGGTGAAGAGAGACagtaaattaaatgaaacaaataaacaGTGCCCcacttgtaataaaatttttgctacCTCTACTAAGTTGAGCAGGCACATGAAGACCCACTCAACTGACATGCCTTACAAGTGTAAAGTTTGTAACAAGGCATTTTCGCACAGCGGGAACTACAAGATTCATCTCAGGATGCACACAGATGAGAGGCCGTTCAGGTGCACGGTCTGCGACAAGGGGTGCAGACAGGCGCAGGATCTGGAGAAGCACATGAGGACCCACACAGGTATAGTACTGACGGTCGTCGCGGTCAAGCTACAACTGATGTTTTTGCTGTTCCCGGTCCAAAAATGTCGTTTTTCTTCATTGCGTCTGTAAAAAAAGCTATTACAAAACGcattttttgtgttgtaaTAGAAATTCGCGTTTTGAAAGAAACTAGcgcaatttactttttcaagGTTGACATTCCAGATCATagcattacgaaaataatgtcaaaacaaaacgaattttaatttaagtcGCTTCTGTGAAATGTGCAATTGTTATAAATGGGGTACATACAAAATTGTCTTCgctcatttttaatttgttaacagtaattgaaatttgaatctTCCAAATAATATGACATTTGTTGCCAACCGTGGtaaaattccccaaattttaaaactgcgatttttcatttaaaaacgcACAAAATAGAGAAAATAGTGTATGATATCTCATTTATAAGGCGTTTTGTAGCACCCCTTGCAATCTCGTCCCGCGCGTGCtacaaaatgcttcttataagactcgtatcatgGATTTTCAGGAGAGAGGCCCCACAAGTGCAACTTGTGCACCCGCGCCTTTTCCACCAGTTCCAACCTGATAGCGCACATCCGCACCCACACCGGGGAACGCCCGTACGTGTGCTGCGTCTGTCAGAAGGCGTTTTGCCAGTCCAACGAGCTGACCAAGCACATGAGGACCCACACGGGGGAGAAGTCTCACATTTGTGATATCTGCCACAAAGGTGCGTCCCCGTCGCCCGCAAACGCCTTTACTGACGGTGATGATTTCCAGGTTTCAACGGGTCCAGCACTTTGATCGTGCACAGGAGGTCCCACACGGGCGAACGCCCGTACGTTTGCTCGGTCTGCAACAAAGGGTTCGCGCAGTCCAGCTGTCTTGCGGTGCACATGAAGCGCCACAACGGCGAGAAAAACTTCACTTGTGGTTCTTGTGATAAATCGTTCGTGACGAACGCCGACCTTAAAGAACACTTGTTGACGCACAGCGGAGAAAAACCGTTTACTTGCAACATATgtgataaaaaatactcaagGGCTAATGATCTCAATAGGCATACTAAGACGCACGCGTTTAAAGGGATGGAGGAGAGCTAGCCCCCTCAGGTTGCCTCCTTTCCCTCGTTGTCAGTATTTGACTGAATAAGTATTAGAAGTTTACGGCCAAAAATTACGATTATAGTATTTATGGTAGGCGATAAGACTTGATGGAATACAGTGTAAAATGTCCGACTTGTTATTTATGACAAATAAAAAGTTCTACATTTTTCGGCGTGCTCAAGCCGAGACAATTCAATTTTTGCGCGCACGGAAAATAaacgagaaataaaaatactacaaattatttatttacaacttAACACCACATAACAAGTTATTCGCAAGTGTGCTCATAAAGAAGTCTATAGATCTCTgctttcaatttaattttcttcctGGGACAAGGCAACCTTTTCAGCTCGGCGGCGATGCTTTGCCCGAAGAGGTCATCTTCGTCTGGACTAGGTTTACTCTGTGTATTTTCTCTCTGGTCGTTCGTCGCAGCTTCCGATATGTTGTTCTCGGACGCGTTGTTTTCCTCGTTGAACAGAGGCGCGGGAGAGGACGTTATGTCGCTGGAAACGTCGAAGAACTCGACGTCTTCGATCGGAACTTCCTTTTTCGTCGACAACGACATCTCGCTCAAAAAATTCGAAGAGTCGAGTGTGACAGGGTCCGAAGAAGAATTCGTCGGGGACGTGACGACGTAACAAATATTTTGGTCGGTGGCGGAAGGGTGCGTGGGGACCATCCTCGTGTACCTCCTAAAAATACTCGTACAGCCTCAGTATTTTGTTAACAAGAAACAACCTTCTCGCTTTGACGTGTTGGTCTAGAAATGAGAGTTCGTCGAATAATTCCCACTTCTTCACGGCGATTCCCGCGTTCTGCATCCGCCTTTCCCTCGAGTACCTCTCCCGGAGCGTCCTCCACCTCGCCCAACACTCTTTTACTGCAAAACGACGACAAAGAGTAAGCGATAAAACTCAAGGTGAACGCATACCAGGTACTCCAAAACATTTAGCTATTTCTATCCACTGTTCTACTTTCTGCTTCCCGTACGACCCGCCCGAGTACCTATGATGATACAAGAGTGGCGCGCTTTTGATGCGTTCAATGAACTGGCTTAAGTCATCAAAAGAAGCAGCTTCTGCAAGTGATTgacttaaaaaacaaaattcgaGCTGTGAATCGCAACCTTTTTCCTTCGGAACGTCGTCGTCGCTGTTCAGATGGTCGGACAAAGAGGCGGTAACGCCCGTGAGCCTAGAAAGACTGTAATAACATAACATAAATTCAAACAACTGAAACTGAACCGACCTCGTCCTCCGCCCCACGATGTACGGctccaaaaatttcaaatcttCGTAATACGGACACACGACATTCTTATTGCCCGTACTGTGCccctcatttttatttttgtgcttATTGAACAAATCCCGCATGCCTTTCCACCGCTGTTGCACCTCGCCCACTTAAACCGCCAaaccgaattaaaattttttcacaAGGGTGGCTCACCTGATACTCCAAAAACCGCCGATATCGCCTCCCAGGCTtcgtttttcttttgtatatttttaaaatctggaAGGCTCTTGTCGTacaaaaactgacagttcCTGACCAAAGCTATCAGTTCTAGCTCGTTCCCGAATAGACCTTTTGTTCCCTCAATATCTGTCAAGCACAATCACACCAATATAAGCGAAAATGCGGCGACGATTTTGCATATTAAGGTACCGTTAGTGAAATACAGACGTAAATGTACTTTGATATTTGAGGTTAGTTTACGACTACTCACTTAATTCTTTGCTTAAACGTTGTATGTACTCTGTCACAGTCAATCTTATGGTTCCCTGATCCCCCATTGCGTTTAAGTGGTACGTCTATCATAAAAATTACAGCCACAATGAATATGTCTTCGAAATGTAGTTTGAATTGTTTCAGTTCTTATTACTTAacttattttgacatttcaacaATCAAAATCAACAAACCAAGAAATCAACATGGTTGACAGTTCGCGTAGTGGCGCCATCTACTCGTTAAAAGCAAAAACAACATTACAGGACTCTCTACAGACTTGCTTCTATTTTTCACCCCCTTCTTAggcattttacaattttttgagTCGCCTTTTGGAATCTTGTCGACGTATCTTGTTAGGAAAGATAAAAGTGCGAATAATGCGCCATCGATTTTGATCAGAATCGAAGTGTTTCGCCCACAATGTTGACGTCTCCAGGATGTGGGCTAAATGCATGTCACTCTCGACGATATCCAAGATTTTGGCCTTAAAAGAGAATTTCTTTATACATTATTGAGTTTAAGCCCTGTAGATAGATAAGGGTAGGTTACACCCTTAAGTATATCGACCCAAATGCGATCCTTTATAAATATATAGGAGATAAATTAGATAAAGGAAACGTGATACCTATCTTCCGCTATAAGTGGTTGGGGTTTAGGAAAAATGACCACCTCTGGTGTTTGCTCACCACTTGAAACCCTCTAACAATAATGTTAGTTCAAAGTCGAAGTAAAAGTTTAGACAATTCTTATTGGAAGCAATGCCCAAGAGACGTCGTCGTTAAGTTGTCCAATTTATTGGCCTAGAGTTATTTTGAAATGCAAATTCTCTACATATTTGCAGTTCTGTCTGTGCTCGAGCGAGTACATATTTCGACATGACCTTAGACTGGAGAACAGGttggataataaaataattaaattacaaagACGATTTAATCAGTGATGAACAAAACAAGCAATTAATTAAATGCCAAAACTGCTTTTTGCAACTGCTTCAAGCAAGGCAAACAGACATCTCGAACCTCGACCACTGAGAGAAGGAGGAACGGTACTACTTCGACGAATTCAAGTGAACAACCGATTGttaatgataatgaattacaaaaacacTTCGTTACGTCAGTATTACCTAAGTACTATGATATCTTGTTTAGCTAATTTATTCATGTATTTTTATCCGTGTGAAGACGTTCCGTGATTGTAGATTCGGTACGGAATAATATTtagagaaaaaattgtttatgtCTTCCagtcacaaaaataaatttattgtttctcGCACATACAAAAcgtgcaaaattattttttcatcacGAACTACTCCAAACAAAGTTAAATCGACGAGATACTGATAATCGTTGTCACTTCAAATGACCGAAAAGAATTTTATCTGAACGTTTTACAACCGGAATTAAGCGGATCACTGCGTTCACTATTGCGGCACAATTTGTGTCATTTTACAATcactttattataaaaatgtattgctgGAACGATTACTTCTATGTCAATGTCTTGATTAAGAACCGTGCAATGACCAGGACCCGCAAAATTGCCCTCGATTTGTAAATCGTTGTTAAACCTGTAGTGAAagttttcattcataattatcaCTTATCAGTGATATCGCTGAAGACAATCGAGAAAGTTTCTAAGATTTGGACTTGGAAACGGCAAATAAGACGCAAAGTAAAGTTTCCATTTTGTCTGGTTCGGTGTTTGTCAGTGGATCTGTCTGTTGACACGGCGGGTCGTACTAGCCCCACGCTTTCGTAGTACCGATTGCAAAATCATACTAGTTTTGGTATAAGTGGGTACCACATGGCGAGAACTAGTCATTGACAACACTTCGACTAAACTctattttatcaaattataacttaGATTAAGACAActgttaaatttacaacccGTCGAGATAAGATATGCACTGGCAGCAAAATATTCCATAGGTGTAAGTTGTGTGGATCATTGTGGCTAATTCATTCAGCTATGGTTCTTCATAAGGTGAGCACATTAAAACCCGTCTAGAGTGATGATTCGCGATTCGCTAACACTTTACGTACACAGTgcacataatttaattatggTGTTTTAGGTACCACTTTGCATTGTCCTTCTGTTCGTCGCGACAGAGGGAAAATCTTTAACAAAAAGTAGTGGCCAGGAACCTTTTGAACTAAATGAATTCTTGCGAGGTACTTTCGCGGCGAGGAGTTTCAACGGGTCGTGGCTCACAGGTACCATCTCAATTTTTTCCGCACTTGTTTCAGCGTGATTTCTCTTGCAGAAGACTCTTTCCTTCACAAAAATTCCGACGGCGACATAGTTCTCTTCAACATGAACAACAAAAGTTCGACTCCATTTTTGGAGAAAAGTATACTGGTGAGTACTGTTGCGAAATATCacataaaacaattaatttttatgactTAGGCAGATTATCCGGGAGCCTCAACTGTGGTATCGCCCGATCACAATTATGTGTTGATTAGATATAACGTTTCTGCCGTAAGTACCTACTTTTAACTAGTTATCAAGTGCAGTACTAAACAAGTCAAACGTGCAGGTGTTTCGTCATTCGACCACTGCTCTTTACGCCATCTATGACATCCAGAACAAGTAAACCAGTTCGAGGTACGACTTTTCCGGTACTGATTCGCAAACATTTCAGACAGTATTACGATATAGCCGATAAAAGTCACACCCAAATTGCTCAATGGGCGCCCGTTGGTCATGGTCTCGTTTACGTCTACTTAAACAACATCTACTACCTGGAGCACCCATCTGGAGAAGCCAAAGCTGTGACCAGCGATGGAGACAAGGGAGTTATCTACAACGGAGTGCCCGACTGGGTTTACGAAGGTGCGTCTCAAATTCCTCAACGCTGGACTAATTGATCAATTCCAGAGGAAGTACTGGGTACTGGTTCCGCTCTGTGGTTCTCGCCCGACGGCAAAAAAATCGCGTTCGCTTCTTTTAACGACACCCTCGTAGACGAGTTCATATACTTCACTTACGGCAACCCTGGAGACCTCGAGGACCAATACCCCACGGAAGTCAGGATCAGATACCCCAAAGTGAGTCACgttttggaagaaaatttttcCTACGGGTTTTTTTAGGTGGGACGGAAAAACCCAGACGTGACCACATCCATCGCTGATTTACAAACTGGAGAAGCATCTATTGTACCGTTCGAGTTCAAACCGATTCCTGAGAGTACTCTTCAGGCGGAAGACTATGTTTTGTACGACATAGTGTGGTTAACGAACGACGAACTTGCGCTGATGTACACCAATCGGGTGCAAAACCAAGCAGAGTTGGTTAGATGCAATACAGACGCCACCTGCAAGCCTGGAGCTTCGtacaaagaagaaaaagggTGGTTGGAACCGCACATTCCCAAATACAACAAAGCTGGGACCCAGAGGCTTGAAATCTTGCCACAACCGGAAGGAGATGATTATTTTGACCACTTGGTACTCACAGATGTAGAAAGCGGTACCACTAAGAGACTAACTCAGGGACCGTTCTACGTCCTCTCTGTTTTCGGCTGGGACGAACCCAACAACCTCATGTTGGTACCAAAACTCACCCATCTGTCTTACTAATTCGTTGGATTTCAGCTACTATGCTGGTTCTGCTGACAACGAACCTTCACAAAGACACGTTTACGCGGTCAGTACCGAGAACAACGAAACTAAGTGTCTGACTTGTCAAATGAACACGTCAACGGGAGCCTGTAAGTACGCATCAGCAGCCTTCAGCAAGGACTTTTCCTTCGTCACGAAGGTCTGCCAAGGACCTGGACCCTACGTCATCGAAATCCAAAACACCAGAGATGTAAGTCGTCCTTGTGACAAATCCACCTCTGTCACTGCAATTTCAGGACTCTGATGTGCTTCTCTGGGAAGACAACAGCGCTTTGAGCGAAAAATTAGCCGCGAAGGCTTTACCTGTCATCAAGAATTTGAAAGTACCTGTTGACGGTGGTTTCACGGCGAATGTCCGATTGCTGTTGCCTCCAGATCTAGACGAAAGCTCGTCCAAGAAGTACCCCGCTGTTGTTAACGTGTACCAACAACAAATCTAGATGGGGTTTTGGTTAACGTTCGGTGTTCTAGATACGGCGGACCAAATAGTAACCAAATCAACGACGCTTACTCTTCAGGCTTCCAGAACTACATCGTGACAAATCGCAAGTACATCTATATCTACATCGATGGGAGGGGGAGCGGCAGAGATGGTCAgaataaaatgtttcaattgtacagGAAGCTGGGAACTGTTGAAATCGAAGATCAGATCGCAGTGACCAAGTAAAtaaaagattttgaaaaattttgggTGCACGATTGTTTCAGATATCTGCAAGAGACGCTTCCTTATATCGATGCCAACAATACAGGGATCTGGGGTTGGAGTTATGGAGGTTTTGCAACCGCCTGGGTTCTGGTCCAAGACAAGCagaatgttttcaaatttgggtTGTCAGTGGCTCCTGTGACTAGTTTCATCTATTACGGTACGACTTCTGCTGTGTGGTCAACATCTATGGTTGTTGATTTGCAGATTCGATCTACACCGAGAGGTATATGGGTCTTCCGACCAATGAAGATAATTTGGGAGGTTACAACAGGACAGATGTCACGCGAAGAGTGGAGTTGTTCAGAGACAAACAGTTCTTCTTGATCCACGGCAACGCCGACGACAACGTCCACTACCAGCAGTCCATGCTGTTGTCGAAGGCCCTCGAGCAGGCCGACGTACCCTTCAGACAACAGGTACAAAATCTTCACcccttattaatttttttttttaatttgtgctTGTAGAGTTACCCCGACGAGAACCACAGCCTGGGTACAGTATACCCCCACTTGTACCACACCATCGATCGCTTCTGGGCCCGGAGCTTTGGGCTGCCAGACCCCCCGGCCCCCAGACTGAGCCCGCCAGAAGAATCTAACGACTAGTTAATTTGCATTGAATAAAAAACAGAAAGACAAATCGTGTTATTTACTGTCGCAGCAGTGTCCTTAAATCTGTGCTtagcaaattaaaaatttacaattcgGCACTCCTTGCGATCACAAAGGGACGCAGTCACGCGACCATGATGAGTCGGGAATCGTCAATATTTAGATGGGCGAGATTGGAGGTGTTTCCGCTTTAGAAAGAGTCGAATGGAAATAAAAGCTTTTAAGACGACACGATCGCTGATAAATAACCAAACCAGAatgggtttttttttgtcacgaAGTGGGTAAATTGTTGCGAGGATAAGTAATTAAGGCGGCGCGAaagaacaagaaaaataaCGTCATCAATCTCTCGCCAATTGTTGGagatattattaaaatttaaataaaaaatatgacgccCAGTCGAGGCTGTCGAGAAATAACTAATGTATCTGTGTGGCAAATTGCATAAGAAAAGCCCTTGAACACACGTGGGGTTATAAATCACGAAGAAGGCCACATAGTTATTGACGTGTAATATTGAATAAACAGTGATTTGCGAAGATAAAGAGGGCTGTTTATATTTTCGAGACAATTAGGCTACAACTGGAATATCATATATATGTGCGATAACCACGCGATATGCAAATAATGTATTGCCAATGCAGATTACAAAACCGTCGACCTGTTCGTTCGTAATCGTTGTTGATGAGCCAAAATCGGGACGAAACTAGAATCCATAATTTGTTTGACACCATTCGTTTTCGCAGGTCGCCCAGAGGTAGCACCATATTATTAGCTTGAATTTGAAGATTTGGAAAAACCAATCCTACTGTAACTATTTCAATCACGAAACGCGGAACGTGTTGGCGGAAAtagattcatttttaaaagaagtggaaattaaaaaacgtaTTTTCTCTTGTGACATTTTTCCGAATTTGATAGTCCTCAGGTATTTCTCAGATCTTCTTGTTCTTGATGGGTCAAGTGACGTTCATAGGTAGCATTCCACAAGAATAAAAAGTTGAAACAGAAGACAGCAagacttcattttttttccataaaacTGGAAATAAATCCCCGAAGGAACATACCTACTCGTATttcatataaaattaataatgttcATTGCCTTGAAGTGAGGAAGAATTTCccaaattcaaaaatagctTCCAGATATTTCTGTTACAATAGAGAAGAAAATCCTTCAATAgatttacacaaaaaaattacatttttgaaaattagaaTCCAAGGGTTATTTTTTTGGCACTACTCCaagaaagatttaaaaaattgaacgaGGATCTGTTAGGTACTCGTACATATTCTCTGTTTCATTAAACTGCCAAGAATGATTCTCAAGGGCTCAAAAAAAGTAGGAGTTTTTGTTCTCTTgacacaagaaaaaaaatcagcaaAAAGGTTTTGAAGAAACATTGCATAtaagaataaattaaaaagaaaaactttgAGTGCCATGAGAAACTTCATTTTTccttattttaaaaaagatatattTTCAAGAATTTAGAAGAAAACTTCAACGTACTTGTACAAAGTGTCTTATaagaacgtatatcaagagtcctgtggaattgtgcggctccataattttattgtgtcgaagTATATCGAGCCGTTGAAGCCGTCAAATCAGACGTCAACAGTCAAATGCCAAAATATGAAATCTTTGCTTCAGTGAGTTCTAGGTCTCAGTTattttgcttgtgattttcttcagtttttctatattctaattacttttcattttACAACAATCTATTAAAACCCTGTTGTTAAtggacttacataacctctttttttctatttgatacTTCAATATGCAACAGAACGGCAAAAATCGGGACAAAattcgaattccacaggactcttgatatacgttcttttagaGACACTTTGTATAATATTTACTGTCACAAGTAGTATTTTCAAGAAGTGAAAAAAGGAAACAGTTTTATACCTAACACAGAGGggcattttcttcattaagaagaataaaaaaaaatctcaagaGCCACAAGAAGGATTAAAAGAGATGATcgtaaaaaatatcattttcttgctacaaaaagaatttttggagaatcattttttataatacagcGTGAATTCGAAATACGTCACAATCTTAAAACCCCAGGATCTTAATTCTATCCGGAACGAGATGCTTCtgaaaattctaataaatcgaaacatgaatATCCGCAAAAACGATTTCAAAACAGAGAGTGACAAAACCTTGCTTTGAATGAAATAGTCGAAAAACACACAGCCGCAAAAACGCGTAAGATTCAGAGTGAAAACCAAGtgaaaggaaaagtcaaaGCAAAAACCATAACTAAACAGTACTTACCTACCGTACTTACAATTAGAcacattgttcaaaatgtcagCCGTGATTTCTAATACACGCCTATGCCCTTCGATGTAGACTCCGTTAACAAAACTATTCGCAAAAAATTAGATTGATCGACGCACTTTTGATTCGTCCACTCACAAAACTCTTGCCGGCGAATGAAATCGTTTGGTTGCGATGCTTGCACCGCTGAACACGATAGGGGTGCTAACTGCTGGGTACTAATTTGGGGTTCGAGATCTAACACTCGTGGCGTACGCTCTTGGCCCCTGTTCACACTTTTCGgtcgaaaagtaaaatttttcccGTAGACAATAGCCAGAAATGTTTGCGAATGCGGAACACGACACGCCGGAAATTTTTCGCGATACAAAGCTTGTCATTTCACTATTGGTATAATTTGCCACACTGAGACGCAAAATTCGAAGCAAACAATAGCCGAAGGTGCACTGAATGCTTAAATCTTACTATTCGTTTTAACGTGATATCAGTGGCGTGCTCAGCTTTTGTGCTTGAACTGTACATGGCTTTTCTGCCGGTATGcggatatacagggtgttaggtaaacgtccggccaaactttaaccgcgagctactggcttcatgtagaactcggaaaaaatatttaaacaaattctatgtcaaaaaataaattgacatttaatttttgaggattttttttttttaactgcttttagtcttctacgttgtcccataacctcgtaggtaaaatttcggcacattttaaaaatacaccctgtatatcatacaACAAagacaagaaaatgaaaatttccatAAGAGATAAAGGATGTATAAGACCCGATAGATATAGAATTCCGAATATAAGAAGAATAAAACACATTTAACGTCAATGATAGAGTTAAAGAAAACAGCCAAAAGAAGAAGGTTCCACTAccagtgaaaataatttccaaCAGAAACAAAATTGGATTTCGATTTTGGAAGCCGCAGACCAAAGCTCGAAAGCTTAGATTTTGTATCTATTGCGagtgtcattttaaaaattgtagcgACAAAGCACAAGTTTTGACAGCTCCAGAattctaatttaaaacaaaacggCCACGTTATTTTTAATCAGCAACTCCGGAATctcaaacattttaaaacaatgccCATTCACATAGTCCCAGTTTGAAATAACGACAAAGCATGCGGAGATACCATCTAGAAACAATCCCCGACAAGATAAGCCGCAACTTTGTCGAGAACTAGTTTTATCAGCATTTATGAATTCGCATTACGCTAGCGGCATTAGCGTTTTTCGGGAACTGTTGCGCCCCCCTAATTGCCGAGACTGGACccgaagaaaaattgtggggcGACAATGAAGAAAGATAAGAGCGCGTCttgcacaaaaaataattgctaATATCATTCCCTATTATCCTGGCGGTGTCTGCTCCTCTATGGTCCCCACATATAAGGGAGATTGTGGAAAGATCCGCAGGGAGCGCTGTCGTCCTGGCGTCCCGGCAAACCCTGATGCAGTATTCGGCCGGAACCCGAACATGATGCACAGCGTCGCGACGCCTCAACTCGGCAGAACTCTACCTGTAGTGTCAGTGCTTCCTAAATATCGTTATGCCTATTGGTGATAGTTCGCAATCACTTCTCCATTCAACACTCGACGGACCCAGCCCTCTGCTCGCCCTCGAGGAGTCTCGTTCTTCGGCTCATGAAACTTCACGACTCTGAAAAAGGTATccttaatttgaatttgcgaGAGCGCGGACCGTTCGGACGGCGGGGGCGTCGATTTAAAACGCGACCGGAAGGATAACGCAAGGATCTCGAGATCATTCCCGAGGTGTGGGTCAATGCAGGTGGCGTCGCAACACggtaaataaacatttactGCCGAAGATGTCCCAGTGCTTAATCTCGTGTTAAAGCACAAGACGCAAGAAATAAAAAGTCAATAAAATCCAGTCACATTGCAGTGTCCCCACGTTACAGATGGATCGGAACGGCGCTTTCGGGGCATTTTAAAGCTTTTACAGCTTTTCCGATCCATAAAACCgacaagttttaatttttcagcgAATATGAAACTTGTACATTTTCTTTGGAAGGAATTACTTCCAGCAACAGTTATTCAGGACGAGCAAACAATTCCTGGAGCTTACTCGCGGTTATTCGCATGATAATTTCTTCTTTGGGTAGTCGCTACCTCCGACTCTCTGATTTATTAAGGAAATTCCATGCACCCTCCTAAAGGGAGCGTCTGCCCTACAAGGATTTCAGATTCGCCGGAAAGAGATGTTCCGTGGAAAGCTAAACTTAATAGAAATCATTGCCGTTGGGCGTCCGTCAAAGGGCCGGACGTCATGCAAAAAGGGAATTAAACCGCAGCcccataaaaaataattagacgTGGTGGGAGCGCGCCCTAATCATTTAATTGTACGTCACAGGCTGTTTAGCACATTGTCCCTTTTAACGGAGATCTGAAAAGGTTTAACAATCACTTAGCCGGAGTTTTGGACCGAGATGGAAGTTATTTTTATCGGTTTTGCTGGCAGAGTTTATGGCCGGTCCTGGAGCCATGTTCGAAGGGTTGGCTAGATCAAATACACAACAGTTCACATTCGGAAGGTAAATACTTATGAGGGAAATTATGTTCGCTGCTACTTGTTAGCCGGCTAAAAGTTCTCCAGTGTACCAACTCAATTATTCAAGCTACAAAGGAATTAA includes the following:
- the LOC138131302 gene encoding transcription factor Adf-1-like isoform X1, which gives rise to MGDQGTIRLTVTEYIQRLSKELNIEGTKGLFGNELELIALVRNCQFLYDKSLPDFKNIQKKNEAWEAISAVFGVSVGEVQQRWKGMRDLFNKHKNKNEGHSTGNKNVVCPYYEDLKFLEPYIVGRRTSLSRLTGVTASLSDHLNSDDDVPKEKEAASFDDLSQFIERIKSAPLLYHHRYSGGSYGKQKVEQWIEIAKCFGVPVKECWARWRTLRERYSRERRMQNAGIAVKKWELFDELSFLDQHVKARRRYTRMVPTHPSATDQNICYVVTSPTNSSSDPVTLDSSNFLSEMSLSTKKEVPIEDVEFFDVSSDITSSPAPLFNEENNASENNISEAATNDQRENTQSKPSPDEDDLFGQSIAAELKRLPCPRKKIKLKAEIYRLLYEHTCE
- the LOC138131297 gene encoding venom dipeptidyl peptidase 4, producing the protein MVLHKVPLCIVLLFVATEGKSLTKSSGQEPFELNEFLRGTFAARSFNGSWLTEDSFLHKNSDGDIVLFNMNNKSSTPFLEKSILADYPGASTVVSPDHNYVLIRYNVSAVFRHSTTALYAIYDIQNKQYYDIADKSHTQIAQWAPVGHGLVYVYLNNIYYLEHPSGEAKAVTSDGDKGVIYNGVPDWVYEEEVLGTGSALWFSPDGKKIAFASFNDTLVDEFIYFTYGNPGDLEDQYPTEVRIRYPKVGRKNPDVTTSIADLQTGEASIVPFEFKPIPESTLQAEDYVLYDIVWLTNDELALMYTNRVQNQAELVRCNTDATCKPGASYKEEKGWLEPHIPKYNKAGTQRLEILPQPEGDDYFDHLVLTDVESGTTKRLTQGPFYVLSVFGWDEPNNLIYYAGSADNEPSQRHVYAVSTENNETKCLTCQMNTSTGACKYASAAFSKDFSFVTKVCQGPGPYVIEIQNTRDDSDVLLWEDNSALSEKLAAKALPVIKNLKVPVDGGFTANVRLLLPPDLDESSSKKYPAVVNVYGGPNSNQINDAYSSGFQNYIVTNRKYIYIYIDGRGSGRDGQNKMFQLYRKLGTVEIEDQIAVTKYLQETLPYIDANNTGIWGWSYGGFATAWVLVQDKQNVFKFGLSVAPVTSFIYYDSIYTERYMGLPTNEDNLGGYNRTDVTRRVELFRDKQFFLIHGNADDNVHYQQSMLLSKALEQADVPFRQQSYPDENHSLGTVYPHLYHTIDRFWARSFGLPDPPAPRLSPPEESND
- the LOC138131298 gene encoding zinc finger protein 501-like, whose product is MELDFTKICRVCLNEGVMMSIFKVNVSKKMMACASVQVWQNDGLPSQICNKCSAKLHISFQFKKQCEKSDAKLRQYVSSMAQENLQQQSQQHIEQQQTVQQVTQQQQISKLDELDLNQQINQNNCVYIECAPLLEIQQEQKFDPLFVPASQHQQPSLTQINYNVQSQNHLQLNSYNLQGVSQVQVYNGTYTMPLQPMQPANILHNQVIAPQMQIQHQQQLPPLQPVMQQQQVPQLIEEDKDKVKKNGKVKRDSKLNETNKQCPTCNKIFATSTKLSRHMKTHSTDMPYKCKVCNKAFSHSGNYKIHLRMHTDERPFRCTVCDKGCRQAQDLEKHMRTHTGERPHKCNLCTRAFSTSSNLIAHIRTHTGERPYVCCVCQKAFCQSNELTKHMRTHTGEKSHICDICHKGFNGSSTLIVHRRSHTGERPYVCSVCNKGFAQSSCLAVHMKRHNGEKNFTCGSCDKSFVTNADLKEHLLTHSGEKPFTCNICDKKYSRANDLNRHTKTHAFKGMEES
- the LOC138131302 gene encoding transcription factor Adf-1-like isoform X2, encoding MGDQGTIRLTVTEYIQRLSKELNIEGTKGLFGNELELIALVRNCQFLYDKSLPDFKNIQKKNEAWEAISAVFGVSVGEVQQRWKGMRDLFNKHKNKNEGHSTGNKNVVCPYYEDLKFLEPYIVGRRTRLTGVTASLSDHLNSDDDVPKEKEAASFDDLSQFIERIKSAPLLYHHRYSGGSYGKQKVEQWIEIAKCFGVPVKECWARWRTLRERYSRERRMQNAGIAVKKWELFDELSFLDQHVKARRRYTRMVPTHPSATDQNICYVVTSPTNSSSDPVTLDSSNFLSEMSLSTKKEVPIEDVEFFDVSSDITSSPAPLFNEENNASENNISEAATNDQRENTQSKPSPDEDDLFGQSIAAELKRLPCPRKKIKLKAEIYRLLYEHTCE